A DNA window from Helianthus annuus cultivar XRQ/B chromosome 15, HanXRQr2.0-SUNRISE, whole genome shotgun sequence contains the following coding sequences:
- the LOC110870160 gene encoding SAFB-like transcription modulator codes for MVTGNEENVNAQQSKNPEEAVDVNGRGDMNYTSTKSAKPTLESEVANAPSQSGSQQEESQTKFQIKKGIRNEAEENNNKLSVTTGDSGPKPAKRSRKNVGGGGSVAKKPKVSGEEVPESKKSKQSKESKKNDNKEAEAGDSKVKPAKRSRKKDKETDSAAKQPSGSGSL; via the exons ATGGTCACTGGGAACGAAGAAAATGTTAACGCCCAGCAGTCTAAAAATCCAGAGGAAGCTGTTGACGTTAATGGTAGGGGAGATATGAATTATACATCAACAAAATCAGCCAAACCT ACGTTAGAAAGTGAGGTCGCAAATGCTCCATCACAAAGTGGCAGCCAACAAGAAGAATCCCAAACTAAATTTCAAATTAAGAAAGGGATCCG AAATGAGGCCGAGGAGAATAACAATAAACTTTCGGTTACAACCGGTGATTCAGGGCCAAAACCGGCTAAAAGGTCACGCAAAAACGTTGGTGGTGGAGGTTCAGTGGCTAAGAAGCCTAAGGTGTCTGGTGAGGAAGTGCcagagtcaaagaagtcaaaacagtcaAAGGAGTCAAAAAAGAATGATAACAAAGAGGCAGAGGCAGGGGATTCAAAGGTTAAACCTGCAAAGCGGTCCCGTAAGAAAGATAAAGAAACTGATTCAGCTGCTAAACAACCGTCTGGTAGTGGTTCATTGTGA